TTAATAATTGCATTCAAGAACTAAAACTATACGACTAATTCAGTAAAATCTATTTCAAAATCATATTCAAAGTGTTATCGCAGCAGGATTGTAAATACATCCTTCCGATTTTACGCCCGTTATTCATTTGCAAAATAAGCTATGCGTTCAAGTAAATTTTATGTTGAAATACATTATCAAAGGCATTGTTAACgggttctattttttttaacatatacacataaattaCCAAGAGttaaaaaatgaatgttttacaAAGACACGAAATAAAGGGAAGTttaatatttgtacaaatttGCTTTCCGTAAATGTCAATAAAATGGATTCCCTGTTTCTGTTGTAGTTGTAGGCGTTGTTGATATTGTAGTTGTCAGTGGTTGAGGGGCTACAGTTGttaattttgttgttgttgttgttgttgttgttgtcgtATTCATTGGCGtttctgttttatttgtttgcatTTCTTTTTCATTCGCCGAATTTTCTGATGTACTCGATACCATTTCTGTTGTACTATCTGTTGTTATTTCTGCAGTTGTTAACTGTTTTGTAGTTGTCAGTATTTTCGGTGATATTTGATTTGTAGTAGCAATGTTCCTCATTACTGATTCTGTCGATTGAACAACGGTGGACGCTGTCAATGGTATTTTTGCAGTCGTAGTCACTGTTGAGGTAAGCGTTTTTGAATTCGTCGCAATTTCTGTATTAGTGGACGTAGAAATCACTTTAGCCATAACTGTGGTAGTGTCCCTTGTAGATAAATTTGTTACTTCCACTTTGCCGTCTTGTATAGTACTACTCACAtccattttataattagttGACTGTACATTTACATCTTTGTATGCCAATTTAGAAGAAAGCAGATACAATTTTACTGAACTTGGTTTGGCTGATATTTTAATGCTTGTCATAATCAGTCTTTCTCTAGGTGTTActgtttttttcaaataaagaggTTGTCTAGTTAcatcattttgtttaaataaaggtttattattaaaattatatttttcaggcGTTGTTCGAACACGCATTTCCATAATACGTTTGATTAAGCTAACAGGCAGCCAATGTCCTGGAAACTCTGATTCGACGGGATTATCCACATAAGCCAATTCATCTTTGCTTGAATCAAACCACTTTCTTGGGACTACACATTTATAAATAGTCATGGTACACACTAATATCGATATTAGACgcactataaaataaaagaaatattaatttgtatttcaaaacatttcttaaacatattattatcaatataaataaatacttacttgCAACTTAATATaactgtttcgtttttcattacgcttaataaaatgtatgtacatattattataaaaatgcaattGAACACATTTCACATGTCacattcaaaagaaaaacaCAAGAATGTAGTAGAAAAACATTAAGAatcaaaaaaagttattagtaAGAAGTTttcttattacttataataaataaatcatgcgTAAAATTGTTTTTACCGTCGCATGGCTTTATGACTAAATGATAAGAGAAACTTCATTACTTACATGTACGAGAACACATGTGCGAAcacatatataactatatatgggTACTAGCTGTTGAGcgttataataaatctattataaagaggtaaaatttgagtttttgtaatgaataaacTTGAAACCTACTGtacagattttaaaaattctttcatctACAAAATGCTACGtaaagaacttcgttcctgaCGAGGGTACCCTGACcgcacattatttattatatttttaggttcTATCTATATGCTTACGGCATCGTaaattcgtcccacattatgagacagacctCTTGAAAACGTAAgcccgttatttgttttttttttattataataggtatagacacaacaatactaaatttttCCAGACGGGTTTGTACAAGGCACTAAGACCAAGTAAACATGGTACATGCGAATGAACATACGAAATCTTGCGCCGGCTACTTCGCCACCGCACCGTTGGGCACcaccataatattttttcttgcgcgagaaaattatattttgctattactcctaagatattaatctaaattatgtataaagctTAAATAAGAAATGTGGTCAAAGTTCGGGC
The Nymphalis io chromosome 19, ilAglIoxx1.1, whole genome shotgun sequence DNA segment above includes these coding regions:
- the LOC126775776 gene encoding uncharacterized protein LOC126775776, yielding MRLISILVCTMTIYKCVVPRKWFDSSKDELAYVDNPVESEFPGHWLPVSLIKRIMEMRVRTTPEKYNFNNKPLFKQNDVTRQPLYLKKTVTPRERLIMTSIKISAKPSSVKLYLLSSKLAYKDVNVQSTNYKMDVSSTIQDGKVEVTNLSTRDTTTVMAKVISTSTNTEIATNSKTLTSTVTTTAKIPLTASTVVQSTESVMRNIATTNQISPKILTTTKQLTTAEITTDSTTEMVSSTSENSANEKEMQTNKTETPMNTTTTTTTTTTKLTTVAPQPLTTTISTTPTTTTETGNPFY